TTTACCCCGGACTAGTTTAAATTCGACTGCTGAACTCCAAGCAGAAGACCAATCCATTGGCATGATTTCCGCTGCCCCTTACGGCAGTGCCAGTATCTTGGTTATTTCTTGGATGTACATTGCCATGATGGGCCCCCAGGGTTTAACCAAGGCAACGGAGGTGGCCATTCTCAGTGCCAATTACATGGCAAAGCGGCTGGAAAATTATTACCCCATTTTATTCAGGGGCAATAATGAGTTAGTGGCCCATGAATGCATTCTCGATCTGCGTCCCCTGAAGAAACAAGCGGCGATCGAGGTCGAAGATGTGGCCAAACGCCTCATGGATTTTGGTTTCCATGCCCCCACGGTGTCCTGGCCGGTGCTGGGTACCATGATGGTGGAGCCGACGGAGAGTGAATCCCTAGGGGAGTTAGACCGTTTTTGTGATGCCATGATTGCCATTTACCAAGAAGCTCAGGCGATCACCCATGGAGAAATTGATCCCGCTGATAACCCGTTGAAAAATGCTCCCCATACGGCCCAATCCCTCATCTGTGGCGAATGGAACCATCCCTACAGCCAGGAAGAAGCTGCTTACCCTGCTCCTTGGACTAAGCAGTTTAAATTTTGGCCCGCCGTTGGCCGCATTAATAATACCTACGGTGATCGCCATTTAGTTTGCTCCTGTGAAGGTATGGAGGCTTATAAGGAAGGATAGCCCAGGTAGCTTTATCCTAGAGAGATCGTCACTTGTGAAGGATTAATGAGGCGATCTCTAAAATGCTAGACTGAGAAACTGTAGTAAGAAATTCTGATTTTGAGTATGACGAAGAAAGAGGCTCTTACCTTCGCTCAAGGCTTGGGGTGGACAAAGGCTGATGCGGAAAGGGCTTATCAAGCTTTAAATGTTAATTTCTCCGACCTTCAATCCACCCTCGATTATTACAAACATGAGTACGGTATTGAGGATGTAACAGACCGAGATATAGCTGTTCTTTCACTCGTACTAGCAGATTTCGCAGGCGAGGTTTTGCTGGATAGGCAAAGGAAACAAGCTGCACAACAAGGTGAAGTAACAAAAAAGAAAAATAAAATCAAAGAAATCGAACAGAGTCACGCCCAAGAAATTGCTGATTTTAAAAAAAGCTTCCACGAGCAACACAGTGCATTAATGGAGCTTTTGATAAAGGTTTATAGCACGGCGAAAAGATTCGGTCTAAAACCGGAACCGTGGATTGAAGCTATGATTGATGCTTATGAGGAGGCAAAAATTGGAACTGATAACTCGCAAACAGTTGCTTGAACTTGGATTGACAAGTTATCAAGCTCAGCGGATAACTAAAGAACTTAAGCCGATTTCAAAAACAAAAAGAGGTAAAAATTACAATATTCAAGAGGTAATTTTATCGATTAATACCTTACTTGAAAATAAGAGGATTCAGAAAAGAACAAGAACAAGTTTGAAAAAAGTAATAGATATATTGATCCCCACTCTTGACAATATCATACCTATTAGTTTTACTCAGGAAAACACATCTGAATTACAACAACTAGCACAGCAAGCATTAACTACAACCTTAGAAGTAAATCGTAAGCTAGCTAAGTTAGAAAGGCGTTCATTAGAAATTAAAGGACGATATGAATGAAGATTTAGATAATGACTTCCAAAAATTGTATGAAAAATACAAGCTAGCTCGCCGAAAATTTTGCCATGATCTAGAAAAGCTTCAGCGAAGGGAGGAAAATATAAGGGGTTATTATACTCCTCGAAATGTATTTAATCGTTGGCGAGACTCAATAGAAGGAAAAAAATGGAAACAAAATCAATATGAAAAACAGCAAGGAAAATGTGCTTGCTTTGGTTGTGCTTTTGTCGCTCAAAGCCCGGAATATCTTGAAATAGATCACATAAAACCTATTGCAACTCATCCCGAATTATCTGTTAATATAAAAAACTTAAGATTGCTTTGCCCTCCCTGCAATAAAAGAAAAGGGGGGAGATAAATTATTAAACTACTATTTTATTTTTTGTAAAACCTTTACATTACCTTGGAGGTGGAATGACTATTGAAGAGGTTTTGGATGATTTCCCTGATCTCACTCCAGAAGATATCCAGGCTTGTTTTGCCTTTGCTGCTGATCGTGATCGTCGCCTCATGGTTGTTCCTGATGAAATTGCTGTTTGATGAAAATTTCTCGCGCAATTCTGATTCAGTGTTGATCTGAAATTAATTGTTGGAGCCGCAGCTAATTAGAAGCTAATCTGCACTCGAATGAAGATGAAAACCTATCGTGAAAAATGCTGTTTCACCACATCCCAGGGGGAACAATCCCAATAATCGATGTGGGAAATGATTAACCCAGCTTCATTTAGGGTTAATTCACTGCAGCCGCTGATGGCAATTCTCGGTTTCCAGGGCAGGGGAGAAGTCCAGTTCAAGGTCCAACGGGTGGTAATTTCCTGGTTCACCTGGGTAATCTCGTGGAGCTGTAGGTCGATCGCCTGAAACCAACGACCCAAGAATTGGATCATCTTTTCGTATCGAGCCAAACCCCGAAATTGGCTTAAAGGATCTTGAAAATAAACGTTTGGGTCATAGATGCTGAAGGTTTGGTGCCAGGGAAAATTGGCGTAGTCCTGTTGCAGAATGGTCAGAATGCGATCATTGGAGGTCATTTTGGGGCTTTCCATTGTCGGCGGTAACATTGACTGGTTTAATTTTGTTAAGTTTATTTGACATTTAGGAGGAAAAGGTTTTGTCTAAGCAATCGATCGCCAATTTGACGGAGGCAGACCTCGCAGGGAAACGGGTTTTTGTCCGGGTAGATTTTAATGTGCCCCTAGATAACGGCAGCATCACCGACGACACCAGGATTCGGGCAGCCTTACCCACCATCAAAGACCTGTTGAGCAAAGGCGCCAAAGTTATTTTGGGCAGTCATTTTGGCCGTCCCAAGGGCAAAGTAGTGGACAGCATGCGCCTCACCCCCGTTGGCGATCGCCTAGGGGAATTATTGGGCCAGCCGGTGGTCAAATGCGACGATTGCATTGGTGCTGAAGTTACAGCCAAAATTGCTAGCCTACCCAATGGTGGTGTGGCCCTGTTGGAAAATCTCCGCTTCCATGCCGGGGAAGAAGGTAACGATGCTGAATTTGCCAAAGCTTTAGCGGCCAACGCCGACCTCTACGTTAACGATGCCTTTGGTACTGCCCACCGGGCCCACGCTTCCACCGAAGGGGTCACCCATTTCCTCAGCCCCAACGTTGCTGGTTACCTAATCGAAAAGGAATTACAGTTCCTCCAAGGAGCCATCGAAGCCCCCAAACGTCCCCTAGTGGCGATCGTGGGAGGTTCCAAAGTGTCCAGTAAAATCGGTGTGATCGAAACCCTATTGGACAAGTGCGATAAGTTGATCATCGGCGGCGGCATGATTTTCACCTTCTACAAAGCCCAAGGTTTAAACACCGGCAAATCCCTGGTGGAAGAAGACAAATTGGACTTGGCCAAATCCCTCATGGCTAAAGCCAAAGAAAAAGGCGTGGAATTTCTCCTGCCCACGGACGTAGTAGTGGCCGACAACTTTGCCCCCGATGCCAATGCCCAAACCGTTGGTGTCGATGCAATTCCCGATGGTTGGATGGGTCTAGACATTGGTCCCGACTCCGTCAAAACCTTCCAGGATGCCCTCGCTGGTTGTGGCACTGTCATCTGGAACGGCCCCATGGGGGTATTTGAATTTGACAAATTTGCCGTTGGTACCGAGGCGATCGCCTGCAGCTTGGCTGAATTGACCGCCAGTGGCACTGTCACCATCATCGGTGGTGGAGATTCTGTCGCCGCAGTGGAAAAAGTGGGAGTGGCCGAAAAAATGAGCCATATTTCCACCGGTGGGGGCGCTAGCCTGGAATTGCTAGAAGGTAAAGTTCTGCCCGGCATTGCCGCTTTAGATGACCGATAAATTCCCCTAGATGATACTGGAAAAAGATTTTTCTCGTCAGTTTGCAGACTGGACCACGGGATAACTTTTTTCACTAGATGAATGGATTCTTTTCATCTTAGAACGCTGAAAAACTCCTCAGAAATTAACCGGGAAGATGGATGAAAATCTGTCCTCCCGTTTTTCATTATATCGCCCCGAGAAAAGTGCATCAATAACATTTTTGAATAATGGAGAGTGCTATAGCTAGGAATAGTTTATTATGCCAACTTTCCCCGAAAACTAACCTATGCGACTAGAACAGTTACAGGCTTTTTTAAAAGTTGCAGAGCTAGGCAGTTTTCAACAGGCGGCATTACAATCGGAAGTCACCCAATCCACCATTAGTAGGCAAATTCAAGGTTTGGAATCTGCCCTCAAGTGCCAATTATTTCATCGGGGAGCCCAGGCTAAATTAACGGTGGCAGGGGAATTATTTCTGCGGCGGGCAAGGAAAATTTGTCAAGAATGGGATGTGGCTAGCGAAGAAATTAGTAGTCTTTTTCAAGGCAAACAAACGGAATTATGTGTGGCAGCAATTCACTCAGTTTGTGTCTCTTCCTTGCCTAGTTTATTGCCCAAATTTTGCCTGGGCCATCCCCAAATTCAACTACGGGTGACGGCCCTGGGGAGTGACCGGGCTTTGAAGGTTTTACAGGATGGTTTGGTGGATGTGGCCATTATTATGAGCCATCGCAATTTAACTAATACCAAAGAGTTGGCTATTAAACCCCTCTATGAGGAGCAAATTTGTATTTTGATGGCGAGCGATCATCCTCTGACAACAAAAAAATTTATCACCTGGGAAAATTTAGGCCCCTATCCCCAGGTTATTTTTAAAGATGGTTACCGGATGCGACGACTGGTAGAAGATGAATTTAGTCGCCGGGAAATCCCCCTCAACGTTAGTTTAGAACTAAATATTCCTGAAGCCTTTTATGGGGTGGTACAGGGGAGCGAAATGATTGCCTTGATGCCCCAATCCTTGGTCACACCGGTGATTGATAATCCCAACTTTTCCGTGCGCTATTTATTTTGCCCAGAGTCCGGCGATCGCCAGGATTTTCGACGGCAAGTATCGGTGGTGACCACGGTGGATCGTTTGCAAATACCCCCCGTGGCCGAATTTTTCAATTTAGTAGTGGACCATTACCGCTGTGGAGCCTTGACAGTAAAATGACGGGTTTAAAACCTAACCCCTAACCTAGTTCAGCCAACAAGGTTTGTTTCGCCGTGGCCAGGGCTTCTGGTAACTTACTGGCATCCCGTCCACCGGCCTGGGCCAGATTAGGACGACCGCCACCGCCACCGCCACAAATTTTGGCAATGGCACCAATGAATTGACCAGCTTTAAGCTGTTTGGTTTTAACCAATTGGGGACTAAAGGCCGCCACTAGACTGACTTTGCCCTCTTCTGGAATGGAAGCAAGCACCACTGCACTTTCTCCCAATTTTTGTTGTAACCGTTCCGCCGCAGTTTTGAGAGATTCCCCGTCCACAGTACCCAGATCCGCCACCAGAATTTTAAACTCACCCACAGTTTGAGCTTGGGTTAATAACTGTTCCGATTTTTGTAGAGCTAACTCTTGCTTGAGGGCTTCCAACTGCTTTTGGCTGGCTTTTAATTCCTGTTGTAGTTGGTGGACCCGGTCTGGGATTTCCTCCGGTTTAGCTTTTAGGCGATCGCCGAGCTCTTTGACCACCGCTTCCCGCACATTGAGGTAATCCAACACCGACGGCCCTGCCACGGCTTCAATGCGCCTTACCCCGGCGGCAATGCCCGTTTCTGCGACGATTTTGAATAAACCGATTTCCGCCGTATTGGCCACATGGGTGCCGCCACACAGTTCCAAAGAAACTCCCGGAACGTCAATGACCCGCACTTCAGCCCCATATTTCTCCCCAAACATGGCGATCGCCCCTTTGGCCTTCGCATCGGCGATCGGCATTACTGCCACCTCAGTTTGATGGGCTTCGGCAATCCATTGATTGATCAAGTCCTCAATTTGTTGTAGCTCCTCCATGGTCACCGCCCGGGGAGAGTTGAAGTCGAACCGTAAACGGTTGAAATCCACCAGGGAACCAGCTTGGGAAATGCCTTCGTCCACCACTCTTTTTAAAGCCGATTGCAGTAAATGGGTGGCGGTATGGTTGGCCTGGGCCCGACGGCGGCAAGCCCGGTCAATAGTAGCGGTAATAGTGGTGCCAATTTGCACTGTACCCCGTTCTACCCGACCAAAGTGGATAAAAATGCCCGACTCCCGCTTCACATCTTCAATGCGAATGAGCAAATTGTCGCCGTTGAGAAAACCTTTATCCCCAATTTGACCGCCGGATTCGCCGTAAAAGGGAGTTTGATCTAGTACGATTTGCACCGTTTGCCCTGCGACCGCTTGATCTACCAATTCCCCCCCAACTAATACCGCTTTGACTATTGCAGAACTTTGTAAATCGGTGTAGCCCAAAAATTCCGTCGGATGGATATGGTTAGCCAATTTATCCAGACTTTCCTGCACGGTTAAATCAATAGTTTCGTGGGCTGCTTTGGAACGTTCTTGTTGTTCCTGCATGGCTTTTTCAAACCCTTCTACGTCCACAGTAATGCCCTGTTCCTCGGCAATTTCTTGGGTCAATTCCAACGGAAAACCAAAGGTGTCATATAAAGTAAACGCATCTGCGCCGGCAATTTCCGTCACTCCGTCGGCCATTAAATCCGCCAGTAACTTTTCTCCCCGTTCTAGGGTTTTTAAAAAAGCCGCTTCTTCCCGCTGTAACTCCTGCTCAATCAAGCTTTGCCGTTCTAAAACATTGGGATAAACTGGCTGGGCGAGTTGAACAGCAGTGGCTGCTACCTTAGTGGTAAATTCACCGTTAATGCCCAGTAAACGACCATGGCGCACCACTCGACGGATCAACCGCCGTAACACATAGCCCCGTCCTAAATTGGAAGCACTAATACCGTCAGCAATCATGTGGACAACGGAGCGGACATGATCCCCAATTACCTTCAGGGAAACTTTGGTTTTTTCATTGGCTTGGGCGTAATCAATACCTGCTATATTCGCCGCTGTTTGAATAATGGGAAAAATTAAATCTGTTTCGTAGTTATTAGGCACTTTTTGTAAAATTTGGGCCATCCTTTCTAAGCCCATGCCAGTGTCAATATTTTTCTTCTCCAGGGGCGTTAAATTACCCGCATTATCCCGGTTGTACTGCATGAATACCAAGTTATAAAACTCGATAAAGCGGCTATCATCTTCCAAATCTAATTTTTCATCCCCTAATTCCGGGTGGAAATCGTAGTAAATTTCCGAGCAAGGGCCACAGGGACCAGTGGGGCCAGAAACCCAAAAGTTATCGTCCGCTCCCATGCGTTGAATGCGGTGGGCAGGAATACCAATTTCATCGCGCCAAATGGCAAAAGCTTCGTCATCTTCTTCAAACACACTGACCACTAACCGTTCCGCTGGCAGTTTAAATACTTGGGTCGATAATTCCCAGGCCCAGGCGATCGCCTGGGATTTGAAGTAATCCCCAAAGCTAAAGTTGCCCAACATTTCAAAGAAAGTATGGTGGCGGGCGGTGCGGCCGACGTTTTCAATGTCGTTGGTGCGGATGCATTTTTGGGAAGTGGTGGCCCGGGGAAATTCCGCCGACTTTTGTCCTAAAAAAATTGGCTTGAACGGCAACATCCCCGCAATGGTCAACAGTACGGTGGGGTCCTCCGGCACCAGGGACGCACTGGGCAAAATTTGATGCTGGCGATCGGCAAAGAAGTTTAAAAACTGTTGACGAATTTCGGGACCGCTGAGGACGGGCGGGGTAGTGGTCATGTCTAGTTGAAGATTTTGCAGATGAAAATTTCGGGCACTGTGGCTATTTTCCCATTTTAGGGGTTGGTTCCTGACCCTTTCTGACCGGAGGTTAAACCGGAGTTAAAACTAAGCCATGGGGAGTCCAAAATCTGCCCACTGCGGTGACATGATGGACAAAAAACTTCGGAGTTAGTGTGCCTAGGGCTGTTGACAATGGACATTGATGTTGGTGATCACCTGTTGCTCCTGCTGGCCAATGGTAGCTACCTGTTTTTGGGCAAGCTGGGCCGTCAAAATATCTTTACTTTCCAGGGCTTTGACCATGGTGCGGGTGGCCTCCGCATTGCCCTGGTAAATACTGACCAATTCCCCTTGATAGTTAGCTAGCACTGGATCTTCAAGGTTGAGTCGTTCTATTTTTGTGGCGGTGGCATCGAAGGCATCGGCCATGTTCAGCACTTCTTCCGTTGAGGTGGTATCTCGATATTTTGCCCCTTCCTCTGCCATTTGTTTGGTAATTAAAATTAGCTGTCGGCATTGATCCGCTTTGCTAGCCCCGCAACTAATTAAGCCCTGATTCAATGCCAGCATTAAAATAACGCCCCAACTAAGGCCCATTAATCGGCGGGGAAGAAAGCCAGTAAATCTTACTGATGGGGACATTGGCATAGGGACAAAGTAGAGAAAAGATGGCAACGGGGAACCATCATAGCAAAATCATTCGGTTCAATTAGGGAGTTAAAATCCTGGCTAGAGGGGAGATAGATGGGGAAATAAGGCGATCGCCAAAGCAGTGAGGAGCAAACAAATAATGCCAGCTAAACCGGCTAAAGGTTGATTGGCCTTGCCCACCCAAATATTGCCATCGGTGTTGGGATAGGTAATTAAACCAGTGGCATCACAGGCCGCCAGGGCAAAAACCCACCCCCCGTGGAGTCCCCAAGCTAGGGCGAGATTACCGCCATCCACCAGACGGGCCCACAGCAATACCATGCCCAATAACCACAATCCTGGCAGTTGGTAAGCTGTTAAACGCCGTTCCCATAGCAGATGAAGGATGGCAAAAATGGTGCTGACGATGGTGGCTGCCCCCCAGACTGGTAAATCCTGTTGCAGTTGATTTTGGAAAATACCCCGAAAAATTAACTCTTCCACCAAGGCGATCGCCAGGGCCAGTATGAGAAAAAGCGGGGAAAGTTTGACTAAATCCCACCATTTTTCCCGATGCCATTGCAGTAGACCAATTTGGCCCTGTATTGCCAAAGTTAAGCCTAAACCGAATACCGCCACCCCCACGGCGATCGCCAGGGAAAGTAATTGGTCGGAGATGACGCTTAAACCGTAATCCCCCAAGGATTGTTGGTCTAACCAAGTCACCGCCCAGATGGGTAGGGGGGAAACCAAGTAAAGCGATAACACCAAGGGTAATTTTTGCTCCGGGGTAACAGCCTGCCAGGGTTGCCAAGCTAGTTTACGACCCACCACCAGGGCAACGGGATACCACAGCACTAGCCAACTAAAAAGAAAAACAATAATTTTTAACAATCCCGGCCATGGTTGCCAAAACTCCATCAAATTTTCCATCGGCCCATCCCACTGGCGATCGCCAATTTTCGTTTAAACAAAAGCAAAATTTGCAAGGCCCAGCTTGACAGTACGTCCGCCGTCATCCCTAATTGATAAAAAAAGGGAGAAACCTTTTTGTTTCAGGTCTCCCCCCCGGCGAAAAAGCACTTAGTCCCCCTTGCATAGGGAACCGCAGTCGAGAAATTTATACTTCCTCTTCGTCATCGCTATCGGTAATTTGCTTCAGATGAATATGCTTGTAACCGAGCTTGATCTCGAACTCATCACCGGACTTAAGACCCATTTCTTGGGTGTAGGTGGATCCGATAACAATCTGTCCATTTTTGTGGACACTAACACGAAATGTCGGTTCACGACCCCGACCATCTTTGGTACCAGAGGGATCGAGGGGAACCCCTTTGGCCGCTAGCACTGCGTCATAGAAGTCGGTCAAATTTACGCGTACTTGTCCTTCCTTAGAAGTAGAGTAGTAACCACAGGCTTTTGCCGTTTCTCGACGGGGCAGATGGGATAGTTCTTTAACTTTATTGAGTAATGCTTTGCCGGTTAGTGCGGTGGAGGCGTTTGGCATAGGATTATTTTTTCCGTTGAATGATGCTTGATTGCGGGGACTTGTTTTTTTCAAAAGTCTACATAAGATAAAATATAACATCAAACCTTAGCTGAAAAACTTTTTTTTTCAACTTTTTGATTATTTAGCCGAGGAATTTTTCCCTCTGAAAAAATCAAGCCTTGACCTCTGGCGAGTTTTGTCCTAAAGATTTTTGGCCGCCATGGAGCAATGATGAGTTAGGTTTGGGCAATACAAGCTAGCTACGGGTTCACCTTTCCGAAAACCAACGAATTTTTGCCCAGATTAGCGCCAAAATTAAGCGGAGCAGTGGGTCAAAATATATTTATCTCAGGGGGAATCATTGCTTTAAATCAATTCGCTATCCTATGCATGTCATGTGTTCATTAACATTCCCCTGTTCCCCAAGATTTTATGGTTCTCACCCAGTTCGCCTCCAGCCCAGCTCCTCCCCAGTCCTTTGCTGTTGCCCCCAACCGTCAACAATTGCGACAAATGAATTGCTACCTGGACCAGCTTTTGTTGGCCTTGGTTGCCCTGACTGATGTGGACGAGGATACTTGGACGGCAATCCTAGAAAAAATTTCGTCATCTACGACAACAGGCCAATCTTTGACTAGGAAATACCCCATTCCTGCTGTTGCCCCCGGCCAGCTAGATGTGGAGGGAATTCGACTTTTGGCCATGGCGATCGCCTATTTAGGGGCCCATTACCAAGAACTACTGCGGCGATCGGTCAGTTTAGTTGAACAGACCAAGGAACAGGGTAAAAATCCTTTACAAACCGTACTTTTAAGCGAGTACGCCCGAAAATTTACCTCAGCTTGGCAAGCCTATGGAGAGAAACAAGGGGGAGAAGCCCATATTCCCTTAGCCCCCATTACCTCTGATCGCCTGCTTTCTTTGCTGACAGAATTATTTTTCTTTAGCAGTCAAGACGGCCCCCGCCGACTCTGGGGAGTATTGGCCACCATGGTGTCCCCCGCTTAGATAAACCCAAAAAATGCTGGCTTTGTTGCCCTGTCAACCAAAGTTCCCAATACGTCCTTCCCAATTCTGCTCAAATCGAGTTAACTGGGCAAATATCTATGGATTACTCCTTCCCATTTCTCATCAACAATTAACCAAATGACCCTGATGGAAGGAAGATCGACCCAGTGAATGACTACAATAATGGTCAACCTGGCCCATTTACTAGGTAAACCTAATTTAACCGAGGAAATAATCTCCATGGCTCAAGATTCTCCATCTTCCCTCTCCCAAGAAGCCCTAACCATTGCCCATCTCCAGGGGGTGCAGGAGCGACGGCAGGAAGAGCGGATGTTGGCCTTTTGCCAAGTGTTCGATATGGAAGGGGAATTGGTGGGGGTATCCTTCGACTTAACTCGCAACGGTATCTGTGTGAGCGTTCCCAATGATTGGCCCCAGGACACGGATTTTACCGTCAAGCTCCGGCGCATGGACAATGAAGCTTTACCCACCATCACCATCAAGCTCACTCCCATGTGGCGTCAATCCCGCAACGAAAGTTTTGACGAAATTGGCGGCAAAATTATTGAGGTGGACTGCCCCGAAGCTTTCTCTACTTTTTTGCAATATTGTCAACAGGCTGGCCCCAGTGGTTTAGTGGAGCGTCCAACGTCCTGACCATTAT
The genomic region above belongs to Synechocystis sp. PCC 6803 substr. PCC-P and contains:
- the pgk gene encoding phosphoglycerate kinase, translating into MSKQSIANLTEADLAGKRVFVRVDFNVPLDNGSITDDTRIRAALPTIKDLLSKGAKVILGSHFGRPKGKVVDSMRLTPVGDRLGELLGQPVVKCDDCIGAEVTAKIASLPNGGVALLENLRFHAGEEGNDAEFAKALAANADLYVNDAFGTAHRAHASTEGVTHFLSPNVAGYLIEKELQFLQGAIEAPKRPLVAIVGGSKVSSKIGVIETLLDKCDKLIIGGGMIFTFYKAQGLNTGKSLVEEDKLDLAKSLMAKAKEKGVEFLLPTDVVVADNFAPDANAQTVGVDAIPDGWMGLDIGPDSVKTFQDALAGCGTVIWNGPMGVFEFDKFAVGTEAIACSLAELTASGTVTIIGGGDSVAAVEKVGVAEKMSHISTGGGASLELLEGKVLPGIAALDDR
- a CDS encoding DUF2358 domain-containing protein, with translation MLPPTMESPKMTSNDRILTILQQDYANFPWHQTFSIYDPNVYFQDPLSQFRGLARYEKMIQFLGRWFQAIDLQLHEITQVNQEITTRWTLNWTSPLPWKPRIAISGCSELTLNEAGLIISHIDYWDCSPWDVVKQHFSR
- the alaS gene encoding alanine--tRNA ligase — encoded protein: MTTTPPVLSGPEIRQQFLNFFADRQHQILPSASLVPEDPTVLLTIAGMLPFKPIFLGQKSAEFPRATTSQKCIRTNDIENVGRTARHHTFFEMLGNFSFGDYFKSQAIAWAWELSTQVFKLPAERLVVSVFEEDDEAFAIWRDEIGIPAHRIQRMGADDNFWVSGPTGPCGPCSEIYYDFHPELGDEKLDLEDDSRFIEFYNLVFMQYNRDNAGNLTPLEKKNIDTGMGLERMAQILQKVPNNYETDLIFPIIQTAANIAGIDYAQANEKTKVSLKVIGDHVRSVVHMIADGISASNLGRGYVLRRLIRRVVRHGRLLGINGEFTTKVAATAVQLAQPVYPNVLERQSLIEQELQREEAAFLKTLERGEKLLADLMADGVTEIAGADAFTLYDTFGFPLELTQEIAEEQGITVDVEGFEKAMQEQQERSKAAHETIDLTVQESLDKLANHIHPTEFLGYTDLQSSAIVKAVLVGGELVDQAVAGQTVQIVLDQTPFYGESGGQIGDKGFLNGDNLLIRIEDVKRESGIFIHFGRVERGTVQIGTTITATIDRACRRRAQANHTATHLLQSALKRVVDEGISQAGSLVDFNRLRFDFNSPRAVTMEELQQIEDLINQWIAEAHQTEVAVMPIADAKAKGAIAMFGEKYGAEVRVIDVPGVSLELCGGTHVANTAEIGLFKIVAETGIAAGVRRIEAVAGPSVLDYLNVREAVVKELGDRLKAKPEEIPDRVHQLQQELKASQKQLEALKQELALQKSEQLLTQAQTVGEFKILVADLGTVDGESLKTAAERLQQKLGESAVVLASIPEEGKVSLVAAFSPQLVKTKQLKAGQFIGAIAKICGGGGGGRPNLAQAGGRDASKLPEALATAKQTLLAELG
- a CDS encoding AbrB family transcriptional regulator — translated: MLYFILCRLLKKTSPRNQASFNGKNNPMPNASTALTGKALLNKVKELSHLPRRETAKACGYYSTSKEGQVRVNLTDFYDAVLAAKGVPLDPSGTKDGRGREPTFRVSVHKNGQIVIGSTYTQEMGLKSGDEFEIKLGYKHIHLKQITDSDDEEEV
- a CDS encoding CPBP family intramembrane glutamic endopeptidase yields the protein MENLMEFWQPWPGLLKIIVFLFSWLVLWYPVALVVGRKLAWQPWQAVTPEQKLPLVLSLYLVSPLPIWAVTWLDQQSLGDYGLSVISDQLLSLAIAVGVAVFGLGLTLAIQGQIGLLQWHREKWWDLVKLSPLFLILALAIALVEELIFRGIFQNQLQQDLPVWGAATIVSTIFAILHLLWERRLTAYQLPGLWLLGMVLLWARLVDGGNLALAWGLHGGWVFALAACDATGLITYPNTDGNIWVGKANQPLAGLAGIICLLLTALAIALFPHLSPL
- a CDS encoding HNH endonuclease signature motif containing protein: MNEDLDNDFQKLYEKYKLARRKFCHDLEKLQRREENIRGYYTPRNVFNRWRDSIEGKKWKQNQYEKQQGKCACFGCAFVAQSPEYLEIDHIKPIATHPELSVNIKNLRLLCPPCNKRKGGR
- a CDS encoding DUF3038 domain-containing protein, producing the protein MVLTQFASSPAPPQSFAVAPNRQQLRQMNCYLDQLLLALVALTDVDEDTWTAILEKISSSTTTGQSLTRKYPIPAVAPGQLDVEGIRLLAMAIAYLGAHYQELLRRSVSLVEQTKEQGKNPLQTVLLSEYARKFTSAWQAYGEKQGGEAHIPLAPITSDRLLSLLTELFFFSSQDGPRRLWGVLATMVSPA
- a CDS encoding LysR family transcriptional regulator encodes the protein MRLEQLQAFLKVAELGSFQQAALQSEVTQSTISRQIQGLESALKCQLFHRGAQAKLTVAGELFLRRARKICQEWDVASEEISSLFQGKQTELCVAAIHSVCVSSLPSLLPKFCLGHPQIQLRVTALGSDRALKVLQDGLVDVAIIMSHRNLTNTKELAIKPLYEEQICILMASDHPLTTKKFITWENLGPYPQVIFKDGYRMRRLVEDEFSRREIPLNVSLELNIPEAFYGVVQGSEMIALMPQSLVTPVIDNPNFSVRYLFCPESGDRQDFRRQVSVVTTVDRLQIPPVAEFFNLVVDHYRCGALTVK
- a CDS encoding DUF433 domain-containing protein encodes the protein MTIEEVLDDFPDLTPEDIQACFAFAADRDRRLMVVPDEIAV